The genomic interval TGCCTAAAAGGGCTACAAAAGAACTGGAGGGGGCCTTGGGACaggggcctggagtgacaggacaagggggaatggctttaaatgaGAGAGAGCAGGACTAGATTGGatgttgggaagaaattcttgccTGTGAGTGTGgtggggccctggcacaggctgcccagagaagctgtggctgccccatccctgaagtgctcagggccaggctggatgggaccttgagcaacctggtctagtcCACAGCAGAGGGCTGGAACTGGGTCAGCTCTAAGGTCCctgccaacccaaaccatttgaGGATTCTCTGGGCTGGACTCTCACCcaggtgctgggctctgccacccACCATTCTGCATTGCTGGGATACATCTGTGAAAAGTGACACTGTCTCAAGGATGCTGCTTTAATACAAATTTTGATGAAGTGGAAATGCAATAATTAGCTTTTTCAGACTTGTACTGAGAACAagaattttcctcttctgctgctgcattgTTCCAagactattttaaaaaacagtggCCCAGGCCTTTGAGCTCAGCAGTGTCCCTCTACCATCTCTCTCACATGAATAATTCTGatgttttctggttttacaCTGAACCAATCAGttcaattattttcaaatttgatGTGGctgcttgttttaaaaaatgctccTCATCTTTTgtaatcctgaaaaaaaaaaggatgatttTTGCAGCAAGTCTCTGTCTCCCCTACCATGTAGATTAggttatttttcagattctgtggtCAGACCTGGCGCTCTCCCTGGCTCGCTCTCCCTCAGGATgagttttgtggattttttcctgtggattttcccaACTTGTTGATGGAGCAAAGCTGAGCTCTTTCAAGCCTGATTGTCATTAGATTTTTGACAATGCCACATCACATTTGTATTGAAAAATAATCAGTGTGTTATCTCCATAGTCTCTAAATCACCACCAGCAgctaaaaaaatcctgtttctcTGTCAAAGTGGAATGTGAGGTACTCTGAAGAGTGGGGAGCACATTAATTTATGCCTGAAAGAAGCATCCAAGAAGGGAACACGAGGCTGTGGAGCAGATGCTGTGTCCAGGAGGCTGCTCCTTCACGTTCAGCACGTTAAACTCCCTCCCCCTGCATGGCTGCTCaactggctgtgcctgcagcccagggatgctgtgaATATGTAGGTCAGGGCTCTTCTGGATCTGATTAAGCATTAAATCAAGCTCAGTTGCTCCAATCTTTTCAGGTATTTGCTTTGGTGTTAAGctgctcccttcctcctccatgTTCTCAGTGGTCAAAGGCCCTTAATTGTAACTTACCCGTGGCTGGTGCTGGTGTGATTGTCTGCACTCAGGGGAGAAATGCTCAGCTTTAGGATTACTTGCAGTGCAATCACTACCTGAGTGCAGAACAATTGAAATTGGGCCACCTCCTTTTTAAGCAATCTTGTTTTTGCCTTGCAGATTAACcagggctggggtttgtgccaCTGCCACTGACTGgcccacaggagctgggctatcgctgctgcagcagctgctttcccCAGCAGATAACGGGAGGGGCTGGCCAGGATGGTTGTGTGATATGTagggcacagtgggaggtgctGTGTGTGATTATTGCATATCTGGCACAGCCATCTGCCTctttttggggtgtggggtgtttttgctgttttaacTTTCCCAAACTTCTAATTCAACAGTAGATTTCAAAGTTCACTGAGGATGGAATTTCCTCCTTTGGAAAGCTGTAAAGAGCTGTACCAAGTGTAATCAGCAGTATAATTTTGAATTACATTTATCCACAACTATAATTAAGCATGGAATTTAGCTTTCTGCCTGTTCCTAGATTCCATTAGATTTGTTTTGTGTTGAGAGCAAACCCCATCCCCCCTTTGCTGAGCCTGATTTGCAGTCTGTGAGCTTGTGCTTGCTGGTCACCAGCCAAATCAGAAACCTTGCTCTTTGGCCACATGGGGAAAGGGGATTTAGGATTTGTAGACAGATTTTTCACTGGCCACCTTCTCTTATTGTCTGATTCTCTGAACCAAGGAGttttaacataaataaaaaataataatttaaggaaaataaaggcagtGGTTTTTAGTGCACTGAATGTGGTTTCAGCACTGGAGTATGAGATGGTGTGATTGAGGAAGAAAGAGGTAAATGTGATGGTGGTACAATCAAAAAGTCATGTTAGAGGTAGTCTGGAGGTTTCACACTCTTACATATGAGAtacatataaattaaaaatgaaaattaggTCTCATTCAATGGTGAACAAAGAGCTTATGTGGTTATCAACACCAGGATCTCTGAGGAACTTCTGTTAGTGTCCAAGTCTGCTGCTGAGCATCAcctggctgctccctcagcTCTTAGGGTGAGTTCAGGGGGGCACACAGTAATCTGGGCTGCAAGGGACCACAGAGGTGACCTGGATCCACCTGCAAAGAGAGATCAGATTGCTCTGAGTTGTATCCAAATCTGCTCTAGCAAGCTGCTCAGCATCCTAAAGCCCCTGGAATAAACTTCTCAAGTCAGGCAGTCACCTCAACAGTTTTTTGGAATTTACAGAGAGGCCTCTTCTAAGTGATATGCTCTGATGTAGAACTCCCAGGCCATCAGCTGAGCTCTAGGAGGTCCTTTCTGGCTGAGAATCTATTTGAGTCTTCCATCTCTCCAGAGAAACAGCCCAAAGAACAAGGTACTTAACATTTTAACATTGAATATTTTCTAATTGTAGTCTCACTTGTTATGTGAGATGGAtactggcacagggtgcccagagaagctgtggctgccccatccctggaagtgtccaaggccaggcttggCTACTGAACTGGGCAAAACAAGATTCTAAACTAAGAAATTCTGAGTCCTTGGAAAATTCTTCatgttagaaaatattttccagtgtgTCTAGAAAATAAGGATTTGTTCCCTAACGTGTGGGGTGCACAGCCTGGAACTCTCTGGAACCCCAAGATATGGGAAACCTGTGACTAAGCACAGAAGCATTGGTTTGGAATGGTTGGTTGGTTTCCAACATAAGGTTGGAAAACATCTCCAAGATTGCCAAGTCCAACCCTTGACTGATCAGCTCCTTGTgaaccagagcagagcactcaGGGCTATGTTCAGTTGTTTCTTGCACATCTCCatggatggtgactccactacCATGCCAGTGCTTAACAAccctttcagggaagaaatcCTTGCTGATGTCCAAGCTGAACCTCCTCTGAACCTCCTGAGGCTGTAAATGATGCTGCagtgtggtgctgctgcaggtatCAGTGTGCTTACAGGCACCCTGGCTGTGTCTGCATTGGAGTGATGTGAGAACATGCTTTTTGCTTCCTAAACATTTTTGTTTAGGATTGGAAGTAAAGCAAATTGTCAGAATCCTGTGTTGTCACTGTGTAAATACCTTGCCTATTTGAAAGCCATTTTGCCATGGAGAACTGACAAaatgctgggctcagcagcagagcacggagtgtgtgctgtgacagtgacatgaGGGCTCTTACCCTGCCCTTCCTCACAATGCAAAACCCTTCACATaccctttttatttccctgaaaACCCTGTACCTGGTGCTTTCCAGCACCCACAGGTGACCTATCAGCTGTCACCCGTGCTGGGGGCAGTGCTCAGGTGGGGCTGTGCTAACACAAAGGTTTGGGCTGGGCACCCAAACAGCTCTCCTGGGCTGTTtgggtgcccagctctgctctgctcctcggCCCGGGGGCTCCTTGCACAGCTGGGGTCCGGAGATGCTTTCAAGGGCTGAGCTAGAGCTGCCTGAATTCCTGGCAGCACCCGGGGCAGGTGTTCTGTGAGCACCACTGAGCTCTGTGAGCACCACTCGGAGCTAAATCCATTCCCGGCTCCATGAACGCTCCCGCACGTATTTCCACTGAAGCAAGGCTCTCTGATGTTGGAACTATTTTAAACTAGCCGGTTTTTCAATGTTGTTTTTCTGCTAAAATGCCTTCCGGCTCTGGAGCACCTGGCGATGGGACTTCACCGTGTTTACCTGCGGGAAGGTTTCAGAAATACTGGCAGCATCACCCCGCCTTTCCCCCCCGAAGGAAAGCAGCACCGTGGGCGTTGTGGGGCGAGCCCGGGTTACCGTGAATGACCGATTTCCCCACAGGCCCTGCCAGCCGGGCCCGCTGGAGGGCACCgagccggccccggccccgccaccCCGGGATCCCCGCGGTGCCCTCAGGGCCGGGCCGGACCCGCCGGGCCCGCTCCCTCAGCCCGCGGGGAGGGGCCTTGGCCTCTCTATTGTGCGGCTTCTGGCGCGGCTCCGTCGCTGCCTGAAAAACCCTCCATCGGCGGCACCTTCCCCTCGAACCCCTTTCGGCTCCGCTCCCCGCTCCGCACCTCACGGAAGGCAGCGCGAGTACCGGATTTCGCCGTTCGGGAGCCGCGGTGCGGTGTTTTGCTCAGGCGTTCGCGGCGGGCAGCCCGGGCGTTGCGAGGCGGCGGGAGGCGggtccttccccctcccccgcTCGCTATAAGAGCGCCGCCGCAGTCGGGCCCGAGCGCCGCCACCGCCTCCTCACGGTCCGtccgcggagccgccgccgcctcaCGGTGAGGCCCGAGCGGGccgggggggcgcgggggcaGCGCTGGGAGCTGTGCGGGCACGGCGGGCCCGGCTCTGCCGCGGACGGAGGGTCGGCAGGCCGTGGGGTGAtggcgggggccggggcgggcggaaAGATGAGCGCTCCTGCGCCGTGCGGGGATGGAGCGCCCGGGCTGCGCTGGGCCCGCGCCGTGCGGGGATGGAGCTCCCGCGGGGGCGGcgtgggcagcgctgcccgcggGGGCGGTGAGCGAAGCCTCGGAGCAGACCGAGCCTCCCCTGGGCGGCTGTgcctccccctccccgcccccgtGAGGCCGCGCCTCAGGTGCGGGTTCGTTACCTGGCTCCTGGTTACCGGGAGCGGGGGGGAAGCGGCGGGCATCCACCCGGAATGGCGCTGGGAGGCGCGGCTGGAGGTGGCTGAGCTCGGCGTTTCAGGCTTAGCCGAGTAAATTACTGCTGTAATTCAGGTTTGGCTTGAGCTCGGCTCCTAGCctgttgttgctgttgtcaAATAAAGCTTTTAGGACTGGTTTGCTTAGTCAcccagtggtgctgctgccgAGGGACTGTCACCTGCCGGAGCCGTACTGCAGCTTGCTAAAAATtagttctgtttttttcttgttttctaggAAATCGAGTTCAgtggtgttaaaaaaaaaaatcgatGAAATTCTGATGTGTTGTCAATGACAAGGCAGTAGTTTAACTTCATTCTACTTGTTTCAGACCCTCAGCAATAAATGAAGGTGTTGTTATAAATAAGCAGGTTTGGCTGATAGGAGGGGAATATCCTTGCTGGGGCTCCCCTGGCTGAGgcagcatccctgcctggctctgctgtgcagcatTATGTAAGCTCAGGCTCGGGGAGGCTGCCGATGGAGCTGGGTTTGTTCTGGAGTGCTCCCAGGCAGTCACTGCAAAAACAGAtgcattaaatttaaaatgtgtgcCTACAGCACTTTCCCCAAACATCATTcaaactgcagagctgtgctgtagCCCagattctctgtgtgtgtgtatatatatatatatatatttatatatatatgcacacacttGTACCTTTGGAATAGTCATGACTGTGTTCCTCCAGAACACCCATCTTAATTAGAAGTAGCACTGTCATATAGGGTTACGTTGCTGTGTAAACATTAactgcctgctccctgccaaaTGGAAATTAAAGCAATGAGGACTCGGCGCTGGTGGGGGCTGCTCAATAACACGTGTTGGCCGGGGTTTGCACGGGGCTGTCAGGCTCAgccacacagagccctgagctTTCAGAAAGAGGCAATGCAAGTTTGCTTCGAGTGGTCCAGTTAATTAACTGTTGATAGGTACTACTGTGGGGCACTGGTGTGTGCAGCCGGtaagtttggtttggttggcAGTTTAATTGCAATTGAAATTCTTTGTTCCCAGAGCTGTTCACAGTAGTTGCAGGCTGTGCAAACACATGCTTCAGTGATCCTGAAGCAGGTAACTGGAGGaccaaaaagaaaggaaactgtTGCAATGGTTTGCTGCTGACAAATATTTTGTGTGGTAAAGGAACTTACAACACATCCTACTAGCTGGTTGAGAacaaatttataaattttatgtGGCCAGACAGTTGTGTTTATATTGTCCTTGGGCTGGCTCAAGTGCACTGACACCCCACAGTCTGCATGTGTAGTGTCAGCCAGAGGTTGTAATCTCCTGGTGCTGTGTCATGTGCTTCACTTCTGGGTTTCAGTTGTTACATATCTGGAATGATGCTTTTTTGTAGAATTTGATGGTGTTTTTGCTAATGACATCTTTCAAGCCTGCTGCCTGTTTACTGTAGGTCTTACTACAGTTTGTTTCAGGAATTTTGTTAAAATGCATGGTTGTCTCAGATGCTAACAAAGTACTGGTCTTGCTTCCTGCTTTGCAAGGGCAGTAGTGAGTGCTGAAGGCCTTCCTTGTAGGagtttattgctttttaatttcttcagaaaaccAAACACTTTTCTGGAGGAAAGCCTTTGATCCTGAGTAACCTGGTCTGTTTAAGTCTGTTTGGAGCAAGGGAGGCTGGACTGGCCCATCTAGAGGAATTCCTCCCAACCTCAGTGTAATGATTCTGTTCCAGAGGCTGTAATTTGAAAGCTGCTGTTGAGATCTGACATTGTTTGAGCAGTTGAAGTGAGTGGCACTTGTTTGGATTTGAAGGCAAGTGGTGTTTTGGAAGTGTTGAAGTTTTGTTCAAGAGAAAGATAGCTGTTGTGtgatactggaaaaaaaaagcactatTGACTAATCTCTGTGTTTTATGCtttcaagttaaaaaaagaaatgagttTGTGTTAGACTTCAGTCAATCCTTGTTTCTTGAACATGAGGATTAATGAATTTAGAGCTGTTGATTCAAGGAGTGAATAATCTGAATACACCTTAAGTAGCACTGGGCTGTCTGCTGTTGGGAAGAAACAATTTCAGCAGTAAAGGTGATGCACATCTTTGAGTCAGCTGAACATGTAACATCTGAACATTGTGTGGAAATAACTGTCCTTCTCTTGTAGATGCCTTCAATTAAACTGCAGAGCTCAGATGGAGAAATCTTTGAAGTTGATGTGGAAATTGCAAAGCAGTCTGTGACTATAAAGACCATGCTGGAAGGTAAGAGTGTGAGACCCTGAGGAAGCCTCTTGCACAGGAACTGAGACAAGCTGGTGCTGTGCTGAAAAAGGATTCCCAGGCCTATGGAGCAGCTTCTGTCTCCTGCCTGAACAGCTGGAACTCTGCTGTAGCTGAAACTGTTCAGGGTGGATGTGCTCTTGGAAAAAGCCCTGGTTAAGAGCACTTGTAGGGCGGAGTAAAATACAAGTAGCCCACTGCCTTGCCTACAGTCTGCTTCAGTTTTGTGAGAGTTAAGCAAACAGaacattaataatatttaaaacttCAGTTTATTTAATTGCACAAACCAGTCTTAGAAGGTAAATATCACTTGTATGGAGTGGGAGATACTAAATCAATGCAATAAAGAGCTGAAGTTAAACCTGTATTGTGAGTTGTGAATGCTGGTAAATTATTTGGGATAAATACTTAGGTCTGATCTCCTGCTGACAtaaatttgaaacaaaagaaCTCGTGGCGGGGGAGGGGAAATGTGCCAGATGGCTGGGATACAGAGCAAACTGTCTGATCCCTCCAGTGCAGATCCTCATTGTTTACTGGTGCCTTTTCCTAGTTTTTGGATGTATTCATGAATTAAGTTAGGAACAATTATTTCTGTACATGTAGTTAATATTATGCTCTTGCATGTAAATGTTTGGTTGTAACACCTTATGAGAACAGTAAAAATAAGATTGAATGTCAGGCATTGAATGCTTCTATTCTGTTAATAAGATGCTGTTGAACATGGCTGGCAGCACAAACAGGAAATGGAATGCATTAGGGTGCACAATTCTCAGTTTTCTCCTACAGGAGTTGTGCCAGTGTTGGAGATAGAGGGAAGTTATTCATGGGAAGTGTGTAAGCTGGGCACCATAAACTTGCCCCTTTCTAACCTGGGAGAGAACCAGTCTGCTAGCACAGGTGAAAGGCATTTTCAGTGCAGCTGGCTGAGCATCAGGTAATGTTTTGTGTAttgggtgctgcagctgagagaGGAGGAGCTGAAAGTTTGGGTTTTACTGAGCACCGTGGGACCACCATTGAAATATCAATTTTCTGCTAACAGATAAAATTGCTGGTTCAGAGGTGATGGTGACAAGTCAGAGTTGACTGAAGTTCAGATATTGCTTGAATTATTTCAGTATCTTTTAATGGCAGTGTTTCAGTTCTGAATCTGTGGAgtaatttcaaacagaaaagcaatgTTAATTAGCATCCCACTGATAGCAGCAGTAGCAGACTTGTCTAAATACAGAAGTACATGAATTTATCACGTACAGATTTGAGGCGTGATGATGGTCGTATGTTCTTGAAAATTTGGTTCCTTGGTGATGTAGAATTGGCTCATCTGTGCATGTAATGAGTGAAGGTCTGCATTGTTAGTCAGTTACATAACTCATTCCAAGATGTCTTTGACAGCTAGGGTGTCATCCAACTGTTAGCATTTGGGTAATAAAAAAAGCACATTCTTTAATCAAAGATGGCTAATGTGGTGTTTGTTCTGTGTATCAAGCTGAAACTTTAAttatctttttctccttctttttacATTGATTCCTTGGTCATATCAAGGGGACAAATCCAAATCTCTCTGgagatttttaaacttttaaaacaagGAGTGTTGGAAACATGCtttataaatgctttttttttgatGGAAGGATTTGTGCTGCTGTCTTACCATGTGGACTTCTTCAGCTGGTACAGGATCAATATGAGTGATTcagagcctgggagcagcactggtgTGGCTACAGTATTTCCTGCTCATGCAGAGGACAAGATGCTGTGTCTGTTTACCACAGTAGATTGAATTCTTATTTAATCATTAATGGAATGGGAGCCCTCAAGTTAGAACTTGTGTGTTGAAACTGTGTAAGTggtaaaaatacacaaatgttTCAGATTGTTCAGCATCTGAGTTCAGATTCAGAGCACTGAGTTAGCAAGTGACAGCTTAGCTGATGGTGTGTAGATACTGTCATTTGGTGAGGCAGCCTTATCAGCCACTTAACCTCTGCTTGGTACAGCCATAGCTCCACACAGCCTTCCAAAGGCTCATTACCTCACAGTTTAGAGGTCCTTTGTTACCAGTCTTCAACCTCAGTGTTGTCAAAATAGTGAAGAACTGATGAAGCATCCCCGTTCAGTAAATGCTTTTGTCTGCCAATTGCTCAGTTGTCTTTTCCATTTTAGATTTGGGAATGGATGATGAAGGTGATGATGACCCAGTCCCTCTTCCAAATGTTAATGCAGCCATCTTAAAAAAGGTAAGATGGTGAAAGCTGTTGTGCTCCCTGGCagtaaagaaatgtaaaattcaTCTTGGAGTTGGGTATTATGAACTACtagttagaaaatattttttatgtacTACAAACTTAACCAAATCAAGGTGCATGAACGTGGGTGTGTGGGCTGAGGCAGGTGGGTGATGGCAGAGTGTGTGCAGGGGTGACCTGGAACAGCAGCTGTAAGGCAGACAGGCTTCCTGAGGAAGTGGTGCTGGGCATCTCTGCACACTGGCATTTCATGGTGTTAAAGCACTGGCTTTAATTGGATTCTGTGAATTGAGGTGGCTGTTCATGAGATGCAAATGTTTGGAGAAAGGATTAAGGGACAGGCAGTGGTGAGAGTGACTGACACTGACAGTGCTTAAGGGACACTGTGTGCCCTTGGTGGTGTTAAATTCATTAACAGACCATGGTCATTGGGTTAAGGGAGAAAGTTGTAGTTGTGTGGTGTCCAAGATTCTTTATGCTTTCAAATAGTGCCGAAGTAAGCACCAGACCACTGTGCCTGTTTTGGGGTAAATAGTGGGTTAGGAATTGTTTCCCAGTGAACAGACACATAAATAACTTAAATTTGTGAAGTCTCTTGGGTTGGTGAAATGGAACAGGAGTTTGCTTGCAGTAGATCCCTGCTTCTTTTCTATGTCTGGGTCATGAGATTGCATGTTcccaaactaaaaaaaacccaacaaaacaaaccccaaactaaCACTAATGGCAAACTTGCTGGCTGAACTTTGTACTGGGGTGAATGTGACCTGCTGGTAGCTGTTACCACTCTGCTCTCTTTCCCTGTGCAGTGTCTGCTTAATACAAAGTATGTTTCTGCAAACACATTAAATACAGCAAAATGAGGATTAAGTTTTCTTTGTACAGCCCATATATGTTAGCACAGGGACCTATAACTTCATAGCACCAGCTGCTGGCTTTTAAGATTAATTAATTTACATGCTACTAAATCATTTGGGATTTCTGAAAGCTGTTGTATTCTGGGATTGGGGATCTATTGTTCTAATTTATTCCAAAATGAAGTTAAGTTATAGTTGGGGTTTCATGGAAGAATCACTTGGATAAAACTTTAATATCAAAACCATAATTAGGTGATTCAGTGGTGCACCCATCACAAGGATGATCCACCTCCTCCTGAGGATGATGAGAACAAAGAGAAGAGAACAGATGACATCCCTGTGTGGGATCAAGAGTTTCTGAAAGTAGACCAAGGAACACTTTTTGAACTTATCCTGGTGAGTGTCCTCAAGAAGGGCAAAGCCTGTGCCTGTGAAGTTATGCACCTGAGAAATAAAGCCTTTATGCTTCTTGAGTTACTTCTTCATTGGAAAggggggatgtggggagggCAGGTGGTTCTGGTGAGTATTGGCTGAAATTGGTGAGGATGTTGGAGTGCTTTTAGCCTAATGTTAGTATATATGCTATACTTGCTCATCAATCAAAATACTTTACTAAATAGCActgttttttcttgttgctCTCAAGCCCAAGTTGAGGGCTTATTGCTAGTTACAGAGTTCTGGAGATCTGCATGAAACTGAAAATCTGACTTTGACTGTTAAATTTGTACTGTGTATGGAGCTGTGAGCCAACATTACCTGTCTTGGCTGGTTAACAGTACTGCAACACTGAAGATCTTGGATGTTTGCAGACTTGTGAATGCTATTTGTTAAGGGTGGAGCAGGAGGAGTGTTTTTCATGGTACAAATGACTACCTTCTATTTGGCAAGCAAGTTTTAGGTACTGTCCTGAAGGTTTTAGCTAGAAGCTTCTCAAAGTGGGGATGATCTGTTTGCACACAGTATTCTAAAATTTCGGTGTAAACTTCTGTAGTGCATCTAATGACACAGAATATTGATATGGAGGCTTTAAATCTGAAAACTCTTTCACAGGCTGCAAATTATTTGGACATCAAAGGTCTGCTGGATGTCACGTGCAAGACAGTGGCAAACATGATCAAGGGTAAAACTCCAGAAGAAATTCGCAAGACATTCAATATTAAGAATGACTTCACTGAAGAGGAAGAAGCACAGGTACTTGGTCTGGGTTAAATTATAATTTAGATGGCTGTTGGTGCTGAATTACTGTGTGCTGCTTCATAACTCAATTTGTGATGCAGCAAACTTGTTATCAATCAATGTAAACTAATGCATCAACTCCTCATAATTGGGGTGCTGCTAGCAGAAGACATTTTGGTGTCTACCATGCTTGCAGCCCATTACCTGTAAAGGTCAAAACAAGATATACTGATTTTTCTAACTCCAGCATGTTTAATAAGAAAGCAGGTAGGATTGTGTGTGGCAGTCTtagtttgttggtttggggctATCATGGGAATGCTGAAGGTGTATTGCTGCATGTGGCTGGAGAGGTAAGTTTGGCTTCTCTAAGTAACAAACTCATTGATCTTAAAACATGACCAGCAAACCAACTGCAAAATGGCAGAGTTGGGGAGAAAGCAGAACATGATGCCTGGTTTCAGTACAGGGCAGTGAGTTG from Zonotrichia leucophrys gambelii isolate GWCS_2022_RI chromosome 13, RI_Zleu_2.0, whole genome shotgun sequence carries:
- the SKP1 gene encoding S-phase kinase-associated protein 1, with amino-acid sequence MPSIKLQSSDGEIFEVDVEIAKQSVTIKTMLEDLGMDDEGDDDPVPLPNVNAAILKKVIQWCTHHKDDPPPPEDDENKEKRTDDIPVWDQEFLKVDQGTLFELILAANYLDIKGLLDVTCKTVANMIKGKTPEEIRKTFNIKNDFTEEEEAQVRKENQWCEEK